In Kordiimonas sp. SCSIO 12610, the following are encoded in one genomic region:
- the metF gene encoding methylenetetrahydrofolate reductase [NAD(P)H], whose protein sequence is MQTIKKPIDTMASGSLLSDMAGDVNVSFEFFPPKTEKMEETLWHSIKTLETLNPSFVSVTYGAGGSTRERTHKTVKRLLDETSLPPAAHLTCVSATKSEVNEIIENYHEAGVRHIVALRGDPPTIGKPYGAHPGGYENAAELVGGIREISNDFEISVAAYPEQHPDSPNLAADLENLKRKVDAGATRAITQFFFEPDSYFRFLDHCRSYGINVPIIPGILPVTNFNTLKSFAGACGTSIPTWLHKVFEGLDDRPQTRSLVAATVAGEMCKRLYAGGVRDFHFYTLNRAELTYAICHMLGLRPSSPEESN, encoded by the coding sequence ATGCAAACAATAAAAAAACCAATTGATACAATGGCTTCAGGGTCACTTTTGTCTGATATGGCTGGTGATGTGAATGTTTCCTTTGAATTTTTCCCACCAAAAACTGAGAAGATGGAAGAAACACTCTGGCATTCGATCAAAACATTGGAAACACTTAATCCAAGTTTTGTGTCTGTTACATACGGTGCTGGCGGTTCGACAAGAGAGCGAACCCATAAAACTGTAAAGCGGTTGCTCGATGAAACGAGCTTGCCGCCAGCTGCGCACCTGACTTGTGTAAGTGCGACAAAGTCAGAAGTGAATGAAATTATCGAGAATTACCATGAAGCAGGGGTGCGCCACATTGTTGCCTTGCGCGGTGATCCACCGACCATTGGTAAGCCCTATGGCGCTCATCCTGGGGGATACGAAAATGCGGCTGAATTGGTTGGCGGCATTCGAGAAATTTCCAATGATTTTGAAATCTCGGTGGCAGCGTATCCGGAACAACACCCCGATAGCCCAAACTTGGCAGCAGACCTTGAAAACTTGAAGCGCAAAGTTGATGCCGGTGCAACACGTGCTATAACGCAATTCTTTTTTGAGCCTGATAGCTATTTCCGCTTCCTTGATCATTGCAGATCATATGGAATTAACGTCCCGATTATCCCGGGAATTTTGCCTGTGACAAATTTTAATACGTTGAAATCCTTTGCGGGCGCTTGTGGTACAAGTATTCCAACATGGCTGCATAAAGTTTTTGAAGGACTGGATGACAGGCCCCAGACCCGCAGTCTTGTCGCTGCTACCGTCGCGGGTGAGATGTGTAAGCGGCTTTACGCCGGCGGCGTCCGTGACTTTCATTTTTATACCCTAAATCGTGCTGAACTGACCTATGCCATATGCCATATGCTTGGCTTGCGCCCATCGAGCCCGGAGGAATCGAATTAA
- a CDS encoding metalloregulator ArsR/SmtB family transcription factor, translating to MDTLLTTLRAAGEGTRLRILVLLGEGELMVGELVQILEQSQPRVSRHLKLLSDAGLIDRLQEGTQVFYRLSDRKIAKQFVNFAFNFVDRDSEALASDARAANYIRSQRFERAQAYFKDNADSWNEIRSLYVSEAEVEAALLAMVGSRKGLDILDVGTGTGRMLELFSPLASSALGIDVSREMLAVARSQLAAKQLNNCHVQLGDMYDLPVKPDSKDLIIFHQVLHYAEQPQKAIAEAAKSLKQDGKLIIVDFAPHDREFLRDQHAHRRLGFAEQEMTGWAEKADIKATDVKYLDGGELTIVLWCFEK from the coding sequence ATGGATACATTACTTACAACACTTAGAGCCGCAGGGGAAGGTACCCGACTGCGTATTCTTGTATTGCTCGGTGAAGGTGAGTTGATGGTTGGGGAACTTGTTCAAATTCTTGAGCAAAGCCAGCCCAGAGTATCCCGGCACCTTAAACTCTTAAGCGATGCAGGTTTAATTGATCGCTTGCAAGAGGGCACACAAGTTTTTTATCGACTGTCCGATCGTAAGATCGCTAAACAGTTTGTAAATTTTGCTTTCAATTTTGTTGATAGAGATAGTGAGGCGCTTGCGTCTGATGCTCGTGCAGCAAACTATATCCGGTCGCAGCGGTTTGAGCGAGCGCAGGCGTATTTTAAAGACAATGCAGATAGTTGGAATGAAATCCGCTCTTTGTATGTTTCCGAAGCGGAGGTTGAGGCCGCGTTGCTCGCGATGGTTGGTAGTCGAAAAGGGCTCGACATATTGGATGTAGGAACTGGAACGGGACGGATGCTTGAACTTTTCTCTCCGCTCGCGAGTTCTGCACTGGGGATTGATGTGTCGAGGGAAATGCTTGCAGTTGCCCGAAGTCAGCTGGCAGCAAAGCAATTGAACAACTGCCATGTGCAACTGGGGGATATGTATGATCTTCCGGTAAAGCCAGATAGCAAAGACCTGATCATATTCCATCAGGTACTTCATTATGCAGAGCAACCGCAAAAAGCTATCGCAGAGGCAGCAAAATCACTGAAGCAGGATGGTAAACTAATCATTGTTGATTTTGCCCCACATGACCGTGAATTTTTGCGTGATCAGCATGCTCATCGACGCTTGGGCTTTGCTGAGCAAGAAATGACAGGTTGGGCTGAGAAAGCAGATATCAAAGCAACCGATGTCAAATACCTGGATGGCGGCGAGTTAACAATCGTGCTCTGGTGTTTTGAAAAATAG
- a CDS encoding VacJ family lipoprotein — translation MQKNSLLKTAITAALLSLTAACASTGNTDVNDPYENTNRAIWKFNRVVDKAVTRPVAVGYRTIVPELPRKGISNIFRNLTEPWSFVNNILQGDINGAATTLGRFTINTTVGLAGIFKVSDKMGIQYQREDFGQTLAVWGVNDGPYLVLPFLGPSNGRDAFGTIGDFTAEPVNIGIDRLDEKGLLLAKLSLEVIDTRARLHSTIESLYEENDPYAFARAAYRQQRDFQIRNGKRDTSEEDDLFDALEDDE, via the coding sequence ATGCAAAAAAACTCACTGTTAAAAACAGCAATAACTGCTGCACTCCTATCACTGACAGCCGCTTGTGCAAGCACTGGCAATACAGATGTGAATGATCCATACGAAAATACCAACCGTGCTATTTGGAAGTTCAATCGTGTTGTTGATAAAGCCGTTACACGGCCAGTTGCCGTTGGATATAGGACAATCGTTCCAGAGCTTCCAAGGAAAGGAATTTCAAACATATTCCGCAACCTCACCGAACCTTGGAGCTTCGTAAACAATATATTACAGGGCGATATTAATGGTGCTGCAACTACCCTTGGACGGTTCACTATAAATACCACAGTGGGCTTAGCCGGAATTTTCAAAGTTTCCGATAAAATGGGTATCCAATATCAGCGCGAGGATTTTGGACAAACACTTGCGGTCTGGGGGGTGAACGATGGCCCTTATCTTGTTCTACCATTCCTGGGCCCATCAAACGGCCGCGATGCATTTGGGACAATCGGTGATTTTACAGCGGAGCCGGTTAACATCGGGATCGATCGTCTGGATGAAAAAGGACTGCTCCTTGCCAAACTTTCCCTAGAGGTTATTGATACGCGGGCAAGGTTACATTCAACTATCGAATCTTTATATGAAGAAAATGATCCATATGCGTTTGCGCGCGCGGCATACAGGCAGCAACGTGATTTCCAAATTAGAAATGGAAAACGAGACACATCGGAAGAAGACGACCTTTTTGACGCATTAGAGGACGATGAGTAA
- the ettA gene encoding energy-dependent translational throttle protein EttA — protein MAAYQYVYQMQRLTKSYPGGKQILNGVSLNFLPDAKIAIIGQNGAGKSTLMKIMAGYDPEFGGEAWAADGVRVGYLPQEPELDENLDVMGNVMLGLAKMQSVVDEFNQVAGDYGMDPENMDLLTKMGELQEQIDAADAWDLQGQAEVAMDALRCPPGDWSVDKLSGGEKRRVALCKLLLEKPEMLLLDEPTNHLDAETVAWLERYLQNYKGCVILVTHDRYFLDNVVGWVLELDRGQGIPFEGNYSAWLEAKSKRMAQEERTEKSRQKALDAELQWIRQSPKARQAKSKARIKAYDELLNASKEFASGPAQIKIQPPERLGGKVIEARGISKAFGDKLLFENLEFSLPPGGIVGVIGPNGAGKTTLFKMITGQETPDAGEMEVGDTVQLGYVDQSRDALDPNKNVWEEVSGGHDIFYFGKSEVNTRAYVGAFNFKGTDQQKKVGLLSGGERNRVHLAKMLKEGGNVLLLDEPTNDLDVETLSALEEALENFAGCAVVISHDRFFLDRIATHILAFEGDSHVEWFEGNYADYEEDKKRRLGADADQPHRIKFRKFER, from the coding sequence ATGGCCGCTTATCAATATGTTTATCAGATGCAGCGCCTTACCAAATCTTATCCGGGTGGTAAGCAAATTCTAAACGGCGTTTCTCTGAACTTTTTACCAGATGCCAAAATTGCAATTATCGGCCAGAACGGTGCTGGTAAATCAACCTTGATGAAAATCATGGCGGGGTATGATCCTGAGTTTGGCGGTGAAGCGTGGGCTGCTGACGGTGTGCGTGTTGGATACTTACCGCAAGAACCGGAACTCGATGAAAACCTGGATGTTATGGGTAATGTCATGCTCGGCCTTGCAAAAATGCAATCGGTTGTTGATGAATTTAATCAGGTTGCTGGCGATTACGGCATGGACCCCGAAAATATGGATTTGCTCACTAAAATGGGTGAATTGCAGGAACAGATTGATGCTGCTGACGCATGGGACCTTCAGGGGCAGGCTGAGGTTGCTATGGATGCACTTCGTTGTCCACCAGGTGACTGGTCAGTTGATAAACTTTCTGGCGGTGAAAAACGCCGTGTTGCACTTTGTAAGCTTTTGCTTGAAAAGCCTGAAATGCTACTTCTCGATGAGCCAACCAATCACCTCGATGCCGAAACAGTTGCATGGTTAGAGCGATATCTACAGAATTATAAAGGCTGTGTAATCCTGGTTACGCACGATCGCTATTTCCTCGATAATGTTGTTGGCTGGGTTTTAGAGCTTGATCGTGGTCAGGGTATCCCATTTGAAGGGAATTACTCTGCTTGGCTAGAGGCAAAATCCAAGCGTATGGCGCAGGAAGAGCGTACTGAAAAGTCTCGTCAGAAGGCGTTGGATGCGGAACTACAGTGGATCAGACAAAGCCCGAAAGCGCGCCAGGCCAAATCAAAAGCACGTATTAAAGCATATGACGAGCTTCTTAACGCTAGTAAGGAGTTTGCATCGGGCCCGGCGCAGATTAAAATTCAACCACCAGAGCGTCTGGGCGGTAAGGTTATCGAAGCGCGGGGTATTAGCAAGGCGTTTGGTGATAAGTTACTCTTTGAAAACCTAGAATTTTCGCTTCCGCCGGGTGGTATCGTTGGTGTTATCGGGCCGAACGGTGCTGGTAAAACAACATTGTTTAAGATGATCACAGGTCAGGAAACACCTGATGCTGGTGAAATGGAAGTTGGTGATACTGTCCAGCTTGGATATGTAGACCAGTCGCGCGATGCACTTGACCCCAATAAAAATGTTTGGGAAGAAGTGTCTGGCGGCCATGATATTTTCTATTTCGGTAAAAGCGAAGTGAATACCCGTGCCTACGTTGGTGCCTTTAACTTTAAAGGAACTGATCAGCAGAAAAAAGTTGGCCTTTTGTCAGGCGGTGAACGTAACCGCGTGCATCTGGCTAAAATGTTGAAAGAAGGCGGCAATGTTCTTCTGCTTGACGAACCAACCAACGACCTTGATGTGGAAACGCTCTCTGCACTCGAGGAAGCGTTAGAAAACTTTGCAGGCTGCGCTGTCGTGATCAGCCACGATCGCTTCTTCCTTGACCGCATAGCGACGCATATCCTTGCCTTCGAAGGGGACAGTCATGTGGAGTGGTTTGAAGGAAACTATGCTGATTATGAAGAAGATAAGAAACGCCGACTTGGTGCAGATGCGGATCAACCGCATCGGATTAAATTCCGTAAGTTTGAACGTTAA
- a CDS encoding GFA family protein: MANYTGSCLCGAITAEIIAEPKWVGNCHCPSCRRVSGAAFATYAGFDAAAVKFSGDTPNTHKSSPGAIRHFCNECGSSIAFEGEAWPEEIHLHIGFIKEADSLKPETHVYTKTKLEWLHIDEDGLPKFDKFSDQ; this comes from the coding sequence ATGGCAAACTATACAGGTAGCTGCCTTTGTGGAGCCATTACCGCTGAAATTATTGCAGAGCCTAAGTGGGTTGGAAACTGCCATTGCCCAAGTTGTCGCCGTGTGTCGGGTGCTGCATTTGCTACATACGCTGGTTTTGATGCGGCCGCAGTTAAGTTTTCAGGCGATACTCCCAATACTCATAAATCAAGTCCCGGTGCCATAAGGCATTTCTGTAACGAGTGCGGAAGCTCGATCGCATTTGAAGGGGAAGCATGGCCTGAGGAAATCCACCTGCATATCGGGTTTATAAAGGAAGCAGACAGCCTGAAGCCAGAAACGCACGTGTACACTAAAACCAAACTTGAATGGCTGCATATCGATGAAGACGGCCTGCCTAAGTTTGATAAATTTTCTGATCAATAG
- a CDS encoding glutathione S-transferase family protein — MQLFGLNLSPFYERVVIGLELKGASDKVEFGGLPHAFGTPEIMAASPTGKIPYFVTDSGDVLIEGQVILEYVDGVLDGPDLLPEDSDAAANAKLLARIYDMYVIPALGPVLMALIFQKRNDEAIENAMKEALPKALDLLNTCMSKVGTRAVGDDWTIADAALIPMVFQLDVFARQFGYTGFGDRANINAWWDSIKDTDTVKNSHERMMTVLKKMQANAG; from the coding sequence ATGCAGCTCTTCGGTTTAAACCTATCCCCCTTTTATGAGCGTGTTGTTATTGGTCTTGAGCTTAAGGGCGCAAGTGACAAAGTTGAATTTGGCGGCTTGCCGCATGCGTTTGGTACGCCAGAAATCATGGCTGCAAGCCCAACGGGAAAAATTCCATATTTTGTTACCGATAGCGGTGATGTATTAATCGAAGGGCAGGTTATCCTCGAATATGTGGACGGTGTTCTAGATGGTCCTGATTTGTTGCCTGAAGATAGTGATGCGGCTGCGAACGCAAAATTACTTGCACGTATTTACGACATGTATGTCATTCCTGCACTTGGGCCAGTTTTGATGGCGCTTATTTTCCAGAAAAGAAATGATGAGGCGATCGAAAACGCAATGAAAGAAGCCTTGCCTAAGGCTCTTGACCTTCTTAACACATGTATGAGCAAGGTTGGTACACGTGCTGTTGGTGACGATTGGACAATTGCAGATGCTGCGCTTATCCCAATGGTGTTCCAATTGGATGTGTTTGCACGCCAGTTTGGTTACACTGGTTTTGGCGACCGTGCTAATATCAATGCCTGGTGGGATAGTATTAAAGATACGGACACAGTTAAAAATAGCCATGAGCGCATGATGACTGTTCTTAAGAAAATGCAGGCAAACGCAGGCTAA
- a CDS encoding LysE/ArgO family amino acid transporter, with protein MSASIFFEAFIISLGLLTAIGPQNAYVLRQGLRHRHVFAVTTTTFLSDTIMICLGVLGVGITLQKFPLFSTILGWGGVLFLVWFALMSVRRALSPEVVDQNMMDEAAGNAAGQTVKVAILHALAFAWLNPWAYVDTMALLGGVSSKYPFGGGKISFLLGAVAASAIWFYGLAMGAKKMAPLFAKKVTWQILDSLIAIIMLAISITLAVHLLQG; from the coding sequence ATGTCAGCTTCGATATTTTTTGAGGCCTTTATCATTTCGCTAGGGCTTCTGACGGCGATTGGGCCACAAAATGCGTATGTCCTCAGGCAAGGGCTGAGGCATCGCCATGTCTTTGCGGTTACGACAACAACCTTTCTTTCAGACACAATCATGATTTGTTTAGGGGTTTTGGGTGTTGGCATAACGCTTCAGAAATTTCCTTTGTTTTCAACAATTTTAGGGTGGGGCGGTGTCCTGTTTTTAGTTTGGTTTGCATTGATGAGTGTGAGGCGCGCGCTGAGCCCAGAGGTGGTTGACCAGAATATGATGGATGAGGCAGCAGGCAATGCAGCCGGACAGACTGTGAAGGTTGCTATTTTGCATGCTCTCGCATTTGCGTGGTTAAATCCATGGGCCTATGTGGATACAATGGCATTGCTGGGCGGTGTTAGCAGTAAATACCCATTTGGCGGCGGGAAAATTTCGTTTCTTCTTGGTGCCGTAGCGGCATCAGCAATCTGGTTTTATGGGCTTGCTATGGGGGCGAAAAAAATGGCGCCTCTATTTGCCAAAAAAGTTACCTGGCAGATACTTGATAGTTTAATTGCAATCATTATGTTGGCTATATCCATCACACTTGCAGTGCATCTTTTGCAGGGGTGA
- a CDS encoding alpha/beta fold hydrolase, whose protein sequence is MHPIYQSPDFVETNGVELAVYRHGPDHKATDKPAIFFLHGFPEIAYSWRAQMEALGDAGYPVFAPDQRGYGRSDKPEGVENYTMAHLIGDLEGLLDHYGIEQVVFVGHDWGAIILWSLPLYINDRILGLGGLNVAHVAHYRDDPIKLFRGKFGPDMYIVRFQEEGACEPILEADVRETVRFFMRAPGGKRDADRKPSKQTESLDMLGMLQKGEEHWGGNLLLGEDEMQIYIDAFEAGGYTAPLHWYRNMGNNWLAEKKHLIDGVLPVIEKPSLMITADMDRACPPYLAKGMEERVTPLTMVHLENCGHWSQQQMPDAVNGAIIEWLEEHFK, encoded by the coding sequence ATGCATCCAATCTATCAATCCCCTGATTTTGTGGAAACTAACGGTGTTGAACTTGCGGTATATCGGCACGGACCGGATCATAAAGCGACGGATAAGCCAGCGATTTTTTTTCTTCATGGTTTTCCTGAAATTGCTTACAGCTGGCGCGCACAGATGGAAGCGTTAGGCGATGCTGGGTATCCGGTTTTTGCACCTGATCAACGAGGATATGGTAGGTCGGATAAGCCTGAAGGTGTTGAGAATTATACAATGGCACATCTTATAGGTGACCTGGAAGGACTATTGGATCATTATGGGATTGAGCAGGTTGTGTTCGTTGGCCATGACTGGGGTGCGATTATATTATGGTCGCTTCCGCTCTACATAAATGACCGAATCCTCGGCCTCGGGGGATTAAATGTCGCTCATGTCGCTCATTACCGCGATGATCCGATCAAACTGTTTCGGGGTAAATTTGGCCCTGACATGTATATTGTTCGCTTTCAGGAGGAAGGGGCTTGCGAACCGATATTAGAGGCTGATGTTAGGGAAACTGTGCGTTTCTTCATGCGTGCACCTGGTGGCAAGCGCGATGCCGACCGTAAACCATCGAAGCAAACAGAAAGCCTCGATATGCTTGGTATGCTTCAAAAAGGCGAAGAGCACTGGGGCGGTAATCTATTGCTGGGTGAAGATGAAATGCAAATTTATATTGATGCCTTTGAGGCTGGTGGTTACACAGCCCCCTTACATTGGTACCGAAACATGGGGAATAATTGGCTCGCAGAAAAGAAACACTTAATAGATGGTGTTTTACCTGTTATTGAAAAACCAAGTCTCATGATCACAGCGGATATGGACCGCGCTTGCCCCCCTTATTTAGCAAAAGGAATGGAAGAACGCGTGACCCCGCTAACAATGGTGCATCTTGAAAATTGCGGCCATTGGAGCCAACAACAAATGCCCGATGCTGTAAACGGTGCAATTATAGAGTGGTTAGAAGAGCATTTTAAATAA
- a CDS encoding sodium-dependent transporter, which produces MAGTSKELPNFTSRIAFILVTAGAAVGLGNVWGFPYVAGKNGGGGFMLIYLLALTFVATPVLMAELLLGRMGRASPPTAMRKLQLEARRPEPWSVIMWAGLVGSILILSFYSVIAGQALFYGFEAMVESFHGWTSEEIIAFDAGYKSDIVLMAFWSAVFVGLTALIVSADVTKGIELAGKWLTPVLFVLLVIIVVYSSIYGDMPAALNFLFGFDHLVLTPGVFLEAVGQAFFTISVGVGGIMMYGAYMGNNVNLPKAVTWIVLMDLGVAILAGLAIFPLVFGEGVDAAAGPGLIFITLPIVFAKITGGGIISVLFFVLLAFAAITSSISLLSPTVARLEEAGWKRAHAAWVMSIIAFFLSFLTVLSFNEWSEFYPLAFLGFDGLTAFSLIREGVSNILLPLVGVACAIIVGWRIKKERIMAALPMQETKLFQVWYFCLRFIVPMAITALFINAVFGG; this is translated from the coding sequence ATGGCTGGAACGTCAAAAGAGTTACCGAATTTTACCTCGAGGATAGCGTTTATCCTTGTTACGGCTGGTGCTGCTGTGGGGCTAGGGAATGTATGGGGTTTCCCATATGTTGCAGGCAAAAATGGCGGCGGCGGTTTTATGTTGATTTATCTGCTTGCGCTTACGTTCGTTGCAACGCCTGTATTGATGGCTGAACTTTTGCTTGGACGTATGGGGCGTGCAAGCCCGCCAACCGCGATGAGAAAACTTCAGCTAGAGGCCAGAAGGCCGGAGCCATGGTCTGTTATTATGTGGGCCGGCCTTGTTGGAAGCATCTTAATTTTGAGCTTCTATTCTGTAATCGCGGGGCAAGCGCTTTTTTACGGTTTTGAAGCAATGGTAGAGAGTTTCCATGGTTGGACATCCGAAGAGATAATCGCATTTGATGCTGGTTATAAATCAGATATTGTTTTAATGGCCTTTTGGTCTGCAGTGTTTGTTGGCTTAACAGCGCTTATTGTCTCCGCAGATGTTACAAAAGGTATTGAGCTCGCTGGTAAATGGCTAACACCAGTGCTGTTCGTCTTGCTTGTTATCATTGTTGTTTATTCGTCTATATACGGTGATATGCCAGCGGCATTAAATTTTCTGTTTGGTTTCGATCATTTGGTTTTAACGCCTGGTGTTTTCTTGGAAGCCGTGGGGCAGGCCTTCTTTACGATTTCTGTTGGGGTAGGCGGTATCATGATGTACGGCGCCTATATGGGGAATAATGTTAACCTTCCGAAAGCTGTTACCTGGATAGTGTTGATGGACCTGGGGGTTGCTATATTGGCCGGCCTGGCAATATTTCCGCTTGTATTTGGTGAAGGGGTTGATGCCGCAGCGGGACCCGGATTGATTTTTATTACTTTGCCAATTGTTTTTGCAAAAATTACTGGCGGCGGCATTATTTCTGTATTGTTTTTTGTGCTGCTGGCTTTCGCCGCGATTACGTCCTCCATATCCTTATTATCGCCAACTGTTGCGAGGCTTGAGGAAGCAGGCTGGAAGCGTGCTCATGCGGCTTGGGTTATGTCGATAATTGCGTTTTTCTTAAGCTTTCTGACGGTTCTTTCATTCAACGAATGGTCGGAATTTTACCCCTTGGCCTTCCTTGGCTTTGATGGGTTAACTGCATTTAGCCTGATACGAGAAGGGGTTAGTAATATCCTACTTCCACTTGTTGGTGTTGCATGTGCCATTATTGTTGGTTGGCGTATCAAGAAAGAGAGAATAATGGCGGCCTTGCCCATGCAGGAAACCAAATTATTTCAAGTATGGTATTTCTGCCTGCGGTTTATCGTGCCAATGGCCATAACGGCCTTATTTATTAATGCAGTTTTTGGAGGGTAA